A part of Halobaculum sp. MBLA0143 genomic DNA contains:
- a CDS encoding antitoxin VapB family protein yields the protein MSKSIRLSEEAYERLDAHKADDETFSDVVLRLAGERSLLDLAGVLSDEEADALRDAISERRERRAAELESTADKLR from the coding sequence ATGTCGAAGAGCATCCGACTCTCGGAGGAAGCCTACGAACGGCTCGACGCACACAAGGCAGACGACGAGACGTTCTCGGATGTCGTGCTCCGTCTCGCCGGGGAGCGGTCGCTGTTGGATCTCGCCGGGGTGTTGAGCGACGAGGAAGCAGACGCGCTTCGGGACGCAATCTCGGAGCGACGCGAGCGCCGGGCGGCCGAACTCGAATCGACGGCCGACAAACTGCGGTAG
- a CDS encoding type II toxin-antitoxin system VapC family toxin: protein MLLDTAYLVDLMNGDADAVEKARELEANLVQQRLSAMTLFELYYGVARATDSAAERKTVEDVLASKPVYPADTAVMRKAGRLAGELQNDGTPVGDGDVIIAATAEVVDEPVLTRNVDDFERLGVEIETY from the coding sequence ATGCTCCTCGACACCGCCTATCTCGTCGATCTGATGAACGGTGACGCCGACGCCGTGGAGAAGGCACGCGAACTCGAAGCGAATCTCGTCCAACAGCGCCTGTCGGCGATGACGCTGTTCGAACTGTACTACGGGGTCGCTCGCGCGACCGACTCGGCGGCCGAACGGAAGACGGTCGAAGACGTGCTCGCGTCGAAGCCGGTCTACCCCGCCGACACGGCCGTGATGCGGAAGGCAGGGCGACTCGCCGGCGAACTACAGAACGACGGCACACCGGTCGGCGACGGTGACGTCATCATCGCCGCCACCGCCGAGGTCGTCGACGAACCCGTACTCACACGGAACGTCGACGACTTCGAACGGCTCGGTGTCGAGATCGAGACCTACTGA
- a CDS encoding Eco57I restriction-modification methylase domain-containing protein has translation MADGDALHGALQTIGTQTDSDMSERDVESLFLEHEFYDALGYEGTGVDLQSEFSLPDNRRPDYITRDTNRAVTAVYEFKTTGADLLEHESQLFDYMDELRSKYGVLTNGETLRLYRRGETTAISVVALESATASEARDLASALEKREFDLTDPDDVNQLLDSSDPIPLDRNADLGKDHFFDTFQLDDRSPFADLVTGLMDLLHELRDERDRKFVEGAYDFWEATYADIPDEDDIPTAWEPFVDGDDSLRDFMFCLESGHALLSRLLLAKATEDHDFFAGTGYDGMQGYFRGLQGFSDSINLDAFPVAANNLIDDMQEQLVEGLFQDDIFVWWTDGYREQLDRGHGSGVNQFEDVARGSGSVERISEATRDRFSRAVAEVFFNVLRFDFEDVEGDLLGDLYQQYFDPETRKALGEFYTPQPVIDYIMDGVGYDRGVSGERLIDPACGSGTFLVEAIERYLDDIERYEDDPNWEEHLRDLCTRPRVVGLDIHPFAVLMAQIRFVVAILPAYQKAKTQNPDFTLRRLPIYRTDTLRNERKLTGVDLGDDGSQQLTLDAVTEDEQDVLIPVPLPVEVDEGNGQETDDGFLVRRVRMPLFETIQLGTGVDNFGEYFAALQGVLDNVKDHMQYAEEVGDDFDWEYQSGLAESIGTYTSRDYDGVEEFFAPYVDDMLENVQYLKEEHNDGRLFKMFEDTVLALVVKNYMEYDYVVGNPPYVRVQNLPDDQKTMLEELYTSTTGNYDIYCPFYERGLDWLSEDTGKLGYITPNQFAVTDYGEGLREVLLRDSRIEEVYDFRDSGVFEDATNYPAIVIAEDEPDADVRESNDIRCVRVKADTDDDDEGRELDEAIIDGVRDHRDEPGYSDDLIDVFDFPQRKLSPERYWAFMPPEELQVFEKLEENSTDEFEDITDAIFAGTQTSANKVYLVKPVNADRILPSSTGGTVKVVPTGESREYEIETDLLCPWLNGDDVGRWRGEWSGLHVILPHYVEHEDGEPTTKSYDREYLRENLPLTWEYFEAHREALEGRESGRMEGEDDWYSFIYPKSHPRFEKPKMIGAHISQSARFMLDSEGVWYFKTAYGIELDEPYRHLTEEIACQLNSKALDFYFKHITTVKMGGYYEYRSQYVEKLPCVTSDDGGEFETMEESANEIVDTVDLDSKTKRFPEAYLGDYDGELQYIDYEWQTGRRPVDASVQGEVDGDFTVQAGRTDTIRDPAMYSDEREARKRRAEYVHAAVDGRNVKSGEETSIPIPRSDAGVEELLARLEADRERVAETDIDALEAEIDDAVYDLFGLTPDEREVVEEYLEVF, from the coding sequence ATGGCCGACGGCGACGCCCTCCACGGCGCACTCCAGACGATCGGAACGCAGACGGATTCGGACATGAGCGAGCGTGACGTGGAGAGTCTCTTCCTCGAACACGAGTTCTACGACGCGCTCGGCTACGAGGGGACTGGCGTCGACCTCCAGAGCGAATTCAGCCTCCCGGACAACCGACGGCCGGACTACATCACACGAGACACGAACAGGGCGGTCACCGCAGTCTACGAGTTCAAGACCACTGGGGCCGACCTGCTCGAACACGAGTCACAGCTGTTCGACTACATGGACGAGCTCCGTTCGAAGTACGGAGTGTTGACCAACGGGGAGACCCTTCGGCTGTACCGACGCGGGGAGACGACTGCGATCAGTGTCGTGGCGTTGGAGTCGGCAACCGCGAGCGAGGCACGCGACCTGGCGAGCGCCCTGGAGAAACGGGAGTTCGACCTCACGGACCCCGACGACGTGAACCAGTTGCTCGACAGTTCCGACCCGATTCCGCTCGACAGGAACGCCGACCTCGGGAAGGACCACTTCTTCGACACGTTCCAGCTCGACGACCGGAGTCCGTTCGCCGATCTCGTCACCGGGCTGATGGATCTGTTGCACGAACTCAGAGACGAGCGGGACAGGAAGTTCGTGGAGGGTGCGTACGACTTCTGGGAGGCGACGTACGCCGACATCCCGGACGAAGATGACATCCCGACCGCGTGGGAGCCGTTCGTCGACGGTGACGACTCGCTCCGTGACTTCATGTTCTGTCTGGAGAGCGGCCACGCACTGCTCTCGCGGCTCCTGTTGGCGAAGGCGACGGAGGATCACGACTTCTTCGCCGGCACCGGCTACGACGGGATGCAGGGGTACTTCCGCGGGCTACAGGGGTTCAGCGACAGCATCAACCTCGATGCGTTCCCGGTCGCGGCCAACAACCTCATCGACGACATGCAAGAGCAGTTGGTCGAGGGGTTGTTCCAGGACGACATCTTCGTCTGGTGGACCGACGGATACAGGGAGCAACTGGATCGCGGTCACGGGAGCGGCGTGAATCAGTTCGAGGACGTGGCTCGCGGGAGCGGGTCGGTCGAGCGGATCAGTGAGGCGACCCGAGACCGGTTCAGCCGTGCGGTCGCGGAGGTGTTCTTCAACGTCCTCCGGTTCGACTTCGAGGACGTCGAAGGCGACCTCCTGGGTGATCTGTATCAGCAGTACTTCGACCCGGAGACGCGGAAGGCGCTCGGGGAGTTCTACACGCCACAGCCGGTGATCGACTACATCATGGACGGCGTCGGCTACGACCGTGGGGTGTCGGGCGAGCGGCTGATCGACCCGGCGTGTGGCTCCGGGACGTTCCTCGTCGAGGCGATCGAGCGGTATCTCGACGACATCGAGCGGTACGAGGACGACCCGAACTGGGAGGAACACCTGCGTGATCTCTGTACGCGGCCGCGGGTGGTCGGGCTGGACATCCACCCGTTCGCGGTGTTGATGGCACAGATTCGGTTCGTCGTCGCAATCCTCCCGGCGTACCAGAAGGCCAAGACACAGAACCCCGACTTCACACTCCGTCGACTGCCGATCTACCGGACGGACACACTTCGCAACGAGAGAAAATTGACGGGCGTCGACCTCGGTGACGACGGCTCACAGCAGTTGACCCTCGACGCAGTAACCGAGGACGAACAAGACGTGTTGATCCCCGTTCCGTTGCCTGTAGAGGTGGACGAAGGCAACGGACAGGAGACCGATGACGGATTCCTCGTTCGACGGGTCCGGATGCCGTTGTTCGAGACGATCCAACTGGGGACGGGTGTCGACAACTTCGGGGAGTACTTCGCGGCCCTCCAAGGCGTTCTCGACAACGTCAAGGATCACATGCAGTACGCCGAGGAGGTGGGTGACGACTTCGACTGGGAGTACCAGAGTGGGCTCGCTGAGAGTATCGGAACGTACACTTCCCGAGACTACGACGGTGTCGAGGAGTTCTTCGCGCCGTACGTCGACGACATGCTGGAGAACGTCCAGTACCTCAAGGAGGAACACAACGACGGGCGGCTGTTCAAGATGTTCGAGGACACCGTCCTCGCGTTGGTCGTCAAGAACTACATGGAGTACGACTACGTCGTCGGGAATCCGCCGTACGTTCGCGTCCAGAACCTCCCGGACGATCAGAAGACGATGCTAGAGGAACTGTACACCTCGACGACGGGCAACTACGACATCTACTGTCCGTTCTACGAGCGGGGGCTCGACTGGCTCTCGGAGGACACCGGAAAGCTCGGCTACATCACGCCGAACCAGTTCGCGGTCACGGACTACGGCGAGGGACTGCGAGAGGTCCTGCTCCGTGACTCTCGGATCGAAGAGGTGTACGACTTCCGCGACTCCGGCGTGTTCGAGGACGCGACCAACTATCCGGCAATCGTGATCGCCGAAGACGAACCGGACGCGGACGTTCGGGAGAGCAACGACATCCGGTGTGTCCGGGTGAAGGCGGACACGGACGACGACGACGAAGGGCGGGAACTGGACGAGGCGATCATCGACGGCGTGCGAGACCACCGCGACGAGCCGGGCTATAGTGACGACCTGATCGACGTGTTCGACTTCCCGCAGAGGAAGCTGTCTCCAGAGCGGTACTGGGCGTTCATGCCGCCCGAGGAGTTGCAGGTGTTCGAGAAGTTGGAAGAGAACAGCACCGACGAGTTCGAGGACATTACTGACGCCATCTTCGCCGGGACACAGACGAGTGCCAACAAGGTGTACTTGGTGAAGCCAGTCAACGCGGATCGAATTCTCCCCAGCAGTACGGGAGGCACTGTCAAAGTCGTTCCAACCGGGGAGTCCCGTGAGTACGAAATCGAGACGGACCTCCTCTGTCCGTGGCTGAACGGTGACGATGTCGGGCGCTGGAGAGGTGAGTGGTCGGGACTGCACGTAATCCTGCCCCACTACGTCGAGCACGAAGACGGAGAGCCGACGACGAAGTCGTACGACAGAGAGTACCTTCGTGAGAACCTTCCGCTGACTTGGGAGTACTTCGAGGCTCACAGAGAAGCCCTGGAAGGGAGAGAGAGTGGCCGAATGGAGGGTGAAGACGACTGGTACTCGTTCATCTACCCGAAGAGTCACCCTAGATTCGAGAAGCCGAAGATGATAGGCGCACACATCTCACAGAGCGCCCGGTTCATGCTCGACAGCGAAGGTGTCTGGTACTTCAAGACGGCGTACGGAATCGAATTAGACGAGCCGTACCGTCACCTCACAGAAGAGATAGCCTGCCAACTCAACTCGAAGGCGCTCGACTTCTACTTCAAGCACATCACGACAGTCAAGATGGGCGGCTACTACGAGTACCGCTCACAGTACGTCGAGAAGCTACCCTGTGTCACCTCCGACGACGGAGGGGAGTTCGAGACGATGGAAGAGTCCGCCAACGAGATCGTCGACACAGTCGACCTCGACAGCAAGACCAAACGGTTCCCGGAGGCGTACCTCGGCGACTACGACGGCGAACTCCAGTACATCGACTACGAGTGGCAAACTGGCCGACGCCCGGTAGACGCCAGCGTGCAAGGAGAAGTGGACGGTGACTTCACCGTCCAAGCGGGGCGCACGGACACGATCCGGGACCCGGCGATGTACTCCGACGAGCGCGAGGCCCGGAAGCGCCGTGCGGAGTACGTCCACGCGGCCGTCGACGGCCGCAACGTCAAGAGCGGCGAGGAGACCTCAATCCCGATCCCGCGCAGCGACGCCGGCGTGGAGGAACTGCTCGCGCGACTGGAGGCAGACCGCGAGCGTGTCGCCGAGACCGACATCGACGCGCTGGAGGCCGAGATCGACGACGCCGTCTACGACCTGTTCGGCCTCACGCCGGACGAGCGCGAGGTGGTCGAGGAGTATCTGGAGGTGTTCTGA